From a single Roseibium algicola genomic region:
- a CDS encoding UbiX family flavin prenyltransferase — protein MSRRKRLVIGISGASGAAIALEILRLCKALRLDTFTTVSAAAERTIQLELGDAARREIHDLATQEYAASDVAAPISSGSFQMDAMIVAPCSMRSLAAIAYGTGEGLLARAADVTLKERRQLVLLAREAPLHEGHLEAMLKVTRMGAIVAPPVPPFYLGLSTMEEMTQQIAARALATAGIDPGDSLRRWTGEPA, from the coding sequence ATGAGCCGGCGCAAACGACTTGTAATCGGCATTTCCGGGGCGTCGGGTGCGGCAATTGCACTTGAAATTCTGCGGTTGTGCAAGGCACTCAGGCTCGACACCTTCACCACGGTGAGCGCTGCGGCGGAACGGACGATACAGCTTGAGTTGGGCGATGCGGCACGCCGGGAAATCCACGATCTCGCGACGCAGGAATATGCCGCTTCGGATGTCGCCGCACCCATATCCAGCGGATCCTTTCAGATGGATGCCATGATCGTCGCGCCCTGTTCCATGCGCAGCCTCGCTGCCATCGCCTACGGCACGGGGGAGGGACTGCTGGCGCGCGCTGCAGATGTCACTCTGAAGGAACGCAGGCAGCTTGTCCTGCTGGCTCGTGAAGCCCCGCTCCACGAAGGGCACCTGGAGGCAATGCTCAAGGTCACCCGCATGGGTGCGATCGTCGCACCGCCGGTGCCTCCGTTTTATCTGGGCCTTTCAACGATGGAGGAAATGACCCAGCAGATTGCTGCCCGCGCGCTCGCAACGGCGGGGATCGATCCGGGAGACAGCCTGCGGCGATGGACTGGTGAACCAGCCTGA
- a CDS encoding ferrous iron transport protein A — MPPPTADGADVLTLAHAVPGKAYHVVCLGETRHSRMELLAAGLAPDTVINLLRGNGLRPRIVACGDIRAAIGADLALSVHLSPCNCGCGCDSNRQKEQAHEHVFRGRDV; from the coding sequence ATGCCGCCGCCGACAGCCGATGGCGCGGATGTTCTGACGCTTGCGCATGCTGTGCCGGGCAAGGCATATCACGTTGTCTGCCTGGGCGAGACACGCCACTCGCGCATGGAACTTCTTGCGGCCGGGCTTGCACCTGACACGGTCATCAATCTTCTTCGCGGCAACGGTCTGCGGCCGCGCATCGTGGCCTGTGGTGACATTCGCGCCGCCATCGGCGCGGATCTGGCCTTGTCGGTCCATCTCTCTCCTTGTAACTGCGGCTGCGGTTGCGATAGCAATCGCCAGAAGGAACAAGCCCACGAACACGTTTTCCGGGGGAGGGACGTCTGA
- the feoB gene encoding ferrous iron transport protein B gives MGCSSCAAPGCVRRDLLPCAPAQYRVFLLGPANSGKSTLFNMLTGARQTIGNWPGVTVDRKSGTAVIKGLTVEFVDLPGISSLSAPQAERIDERVARDALVNVAHDALIVAVDLSAPHRGLSMLLQARGNGVPVVAVLTKADCWTSAAVDAAARVLSEQLNVPVVAVSGRTLSGLDQLHDQLARCLQDRQHVSSPQQISLPGKVCDALEALQQVLDGRPEYENANTVAASRRLMERDWLTEKRARQDLLEIRDRLIEETGPVEGVLLDQYLADAPLAQATLLARRIDMPPPAGRRFLSDRFDRIALSPWFGPVLFLGVMYLLFFLTINVSGVFIDLFDGLGQAAFVDTPALVFHQLGLSGTVLDIAVGAIGTGIQTVGTFVPVVGFLFLCQIFLEESGYMTRAAVVADRVMRRLGLSGRAFLPLVLGFGCTIPAVLATRTLDTRAERILTSMMAPFMSCGARLPVYALFAAAFFPVGGQNVVFALYLIGIAAALFTGWMLAPRLTLQRPRPLAIELPIYQMPPLSRVLRLCWARIRQFVAEAGKTIVIVVALLSFLNSVGPDGSFGNEDNGTSILALTARQVTPVLEPMGVSADNWPAAVGLFTGMFAKETVVGTLQALYASGETAGEVVPNPMDTAQATVLALGESLLGLADALLDPLGLDVGDISSFEAAAGEQNVQPAVFAEMSRYFGSQSAAFAYMLAVLLYIPCVATLSAIAREIGAGWAVFAAAWTTFVAYSGATIAYQLSQIGSHPDRSLFWLALMTGLIGLTFFISRTVGRSGPSKADFRPSASG, from the coding sequence ATGGGCTGTTCCAGTTGTGCCGCGCCCGGTTGCGTTCGGCGGGATCTTCTGCCCTGTGCGCCGGCGCAGTACCGGGTGTTCCTGCTCGGCCCTGCCAATTCGGGCAAGTCCACGCTGTTCAACATGCTCACCGGCGCCCGGCAAACGATCGGCAACTGGCCCGGCGTGACCGTCGATCGAAAGAGCGGAACGGCTGTCATCAAGGGTCTGACCGTTGAATTCGTCGATCTGCCGGGAATCTCGAGCCTGTCCGCTCCCCAGGCGGAACGGATAGATGAAAGGGTTGCCAGAGACGCGCTCGTCAACGTGGCGCATGATGCCCTGATTGTTGCGGTGGATCTGTCCGCGCCGCATCGCGGATTGTCCATGTTGCTGCAGGCCCGTGGCAACGGCGTGCCGGTTGTGGCGGTTCTGACGAAGGCCGACTGCTGGACGTCGGCTGCCGTGGACGCAGCCGCGCGGGTTCTGAGCGAACAATTGAATGTTCCAGTGGTTGCGGTTTCCGGCAGAACCCTTTCAGGGCTCGATCAGCTCCATGACCAGCTTGCACGTTGCCTGCAAGATCGGCAGCACGTTTCCTCTCCTCAGCAGATATCCTTGCCCGGCAAGGTCTGCGATGCCTTGGAGGCGTTGCAACAGGTTCTGGACGGCAGGCCCGAATATGAAAACGCCAACACCGTTGCCGCATCGCGCCGGTTGATGGAACGGGACTGGCTGACGGAAAAACGCGCGAGACAAGACCTTCTTGAAATCCGTGACCGTTTGATCGAGGAGACTGGACCTGTGGAAGGCGTGCTGCTTGACCAGTATCTGGCGGACGCGCCCCTCGCACAGGCAACCCTTCTGGCGCGCCGCATTGATATGCCGCCCCCTGCAGGTCGCAGATTTCTGTCTGACAGGTTCGACCGGATCGCCCTTTCGCCATGGTTCGGCCCGGTGCTGTTTCTTGGCGTTATGTATCTCCTGTTCTTCCTGACGATCAATGTGTCCGGCGTCTTCATCGATCTGTTCGACGGCCTCGGTCAGGCCGCCTTTGTCGATACACCAGCGCTCGTTTTCCATCAGCTGGGGCTGTCTGGCACGGTCCTCGACATTGCCGTCGGCGCAATCGGTACCGGCATTCAGACGGTTGGGACCTTCGTGCCGGTGGTCGGGTTCCTGTTCCTGTGCCAGATCTTTCTGGAGGAAAGCGGATACATGACCCGCGCAGCCGTGGTCGCGGACCGTGTGATGCGTCGTCTGGGACTGTCGGGCCGCGCCTTCCTGCCGCTTGTGCTGGGCTTCGGATGCACAATTCCGGCCGTGCTGGCAACGCGGACACTCGACACGCGCGCCGAGCGCATATTGACCTCGATGATGGCGCCCTTCATGTCTTGCGGGGCGCGCCTTCCGGTCTATGCGCTGTTCGCCGCTGCTTTCTTCCCGGTTGGGGGCCAGAATGTTGTTTTCGCGCTGTATCTGATCGGCATCGCGGCAGCGCTATTCACCGGCTGGATGCTGGCTCCCAGGCTGACCTTGCAGCGACCCCGGCCTCTGGCAATCGAACTCCCGATCTACCAGATGCCACCACTTTCCAGGGTCCTGCGGCTTTGCTGGGCCCGGATTCGGCAATTTGTAGCCGAGGCCGGGAAGACCATCGTGATCGTGGTTGCGCTGCTGTCGTTTCTGAATTCCGTCGGCCCCGATGGCAGCTTCGGCAATGAGGACAATGGCACCTCCATACTGGCGCTCACAGCCCGGCAGGTTACGCCCGTTCTTGAACCCATGGGCGTCAGTGCGGACAACTGGCCGGCAGCGGTCGGTCTTTTCACCGGCATGTTCGCAAAGGAAACCGTCGTGGGAACCCTGCAGGCTCTCTACGCCTCCGGCGAAACGGCAGGTGAAGTGGTTCCCAATCCGATGGATACCGCACAAGCCACGGTGCTTGCCCTGGGCGAATCCCTGCTCGGCCTGGCGGATGCCCTGCTTGATCCGCTTGGACTGGATGTCGGTGACATATCCAGTTTCGAAGCTGCGGCAGGCGAACAGAACGTCCAGCCAGCCGTCTTTGCCGAAATGTCCAGGTACTTCGGCAGCCAAAGCGCTGCATTTGCCTACATGCTGGCGGTATTGCTTTACATCCCCTGCGTTGCGACCCTTTCAGCGATTGCTCGGGAAATCGGTGCCGGTTGGGCCGTCTTTGCTGCGGCATGGACAACGTTTGTTGCCTATTCCGGTGCCACGATCGCCTATCAGCTCAGCCAGATCGGCAGCCACCCTGACCGCTCCCTTTTCTGGCTGGCACTCATGACGGGACTGATCGGACTGACCTTCTTCATAAGCCGGACCGTTGGAAGAAGTGGTCCGTCCAAGGCGGATTTTCGACCTTCCGCATCCGGGTGA
- the dhaL gene encoding dihydroxyacetone kinase subunit DhaL: protein MQRFINDPDNLVDETVAGFVRAHSDLVRLDPENDRVVVSTTAPRPGRVGIVTGGGSGHEPAFIGYTGRNLVDATAVGELFSSPTAKSFADAIRAADGGKGVAVLYGNYAGDNMNVKMAKEMVAPDGIEVVTVVANDDVCSAPLSEREKRRGVAGEIFMWKIGGAKAALGGSLTEVQAAAQKAIDACRSVGVGLGPCTLPAVGHPNFSIEAGTMEVGIGHHGEPGVRVEKLASADAVADDMLKIVLDDHGLEDGAEVAVLVSGLGATPVNELYVLYSRIETRLQAQGIRVHKAFVGNYFTSLEMIGATLTVMALDSELKELLDMAAEAPGMSTGKVEAPEVTEGAPTHRSRGSRKEARSTVAKDVTIEGPSVPVAGSQEIVAEVAEVIVANKAYLSEIDGLIGDGDHGINMAKGFGRAAERISGKSLSLDEAMSVLSDVLMSEIGGSMGPLYGFMFQEMATTVQGRPAIDAVGFSAVLNAALVGVRRTGSAKVGDKTLIDTLVPAVEAFDGAKSQGFVAALAAMRKAAEQGRDSTIDLVAKIGRASRLGERSRGVLDAGATSCCLILVALADSLEKRLG from the coding sequence ATGCAGAGATTTATCAACGACCCAGACAACCTCGTGGACGAGACCGTTGCCGGCTTCGTGAGGGCGCATAGCGACCTTGTCCGGCTGGATCCGGAAAACGACCGTGTTGTCGTGTCCACCACAGCGCCGCGGCCAGGTCGTGTGGGTATCGTCACTGGTGGTGGATCGGGTCACGAGCCGGCCTTTATCGGCTATACTGGCCGGAACCTTGTCGACGCCACCGCTGTTGGCGAGCTGTTCTCCTCACCGACCGCCAAGAGCTTTGCCGATGCGATCCGCGCCGCCGATGGCGGCAAGGGTGTTGCCGTCCTTTATGGCAATTATGCCGGCGACAACATGAACGTGAAAATGGCCAAGGAAATGGTGGCTCCCGACGGCATCGAGGTCGTTACGGTGGTGGCCAACGACGACGTCTGCTCTGCGCCGCTTTCCGAGCGGGAAAAGCGCCGGGGTGTCGCCGGAGAAATCTTCATGTGGAAGATCGGCGGAGCGAAGGCTGCGCTCGGCGGGTCATTGACGGAAGTGCAGGCGGCCGCGCAAAAGGCAATCGATGCCTGCCGGTCCGTTGGTGTGGGTCTCGGGCCCTGCACCTTGCCCGCTGTGGGTCATCCCAATTTTTCGATCGAAGCCGGTACGATGGAAGTCGGCATAGGTCACCATGGCGAACCCGGAGTTCGTGTCGAAAAGCTCGCTTCTGCCGATGCCGTGGCCGACGACATGCTGAAGATCGTTCTCGATGATCACGGACTTGAGGACGGTGCGGAAGTCGCCGTGCTTGTTTCGGGTCTCGGTGCCACGCCCGTGAACGAGCTTTATGTCCTCTACAGCCGCATCGAGACACGTCTCCAGGCGCAGGGCATTCGTGTGCACAAGGCGTTTGTCGGCAACTACTTCACCTCGCTGGAAATGATTGGTGCGACCTTGACGGTCATGGCGCTCGACAGTGAGCTGAAAGAGCTGCTGGACATGGCCGCCGAGGCACCGGGCATGTCGACCGGGAAGGTCGAAGCACCGGAAGTTACCGAAGGCGCTCCGACCCACAGGTCACGGGGAAGCCGAAAAGAAGCGCGGTCCACCGTCGCAAAGGATGTCACCATCGAGGGACCTTCTGTGCCTGTTGCAGGATCTCAGGAGATCGTGGCGGAAGTTGCCGAGGTGATCGTCGCGAACAAGGCCTATCTTTCCGAAATAGACGGTCTGATCGGGGACGGTGATCACGGGATCAACATGGCCAAGGGGTTTGGTCGTGCCGCGGAGCGTATTTCCGGCAAGTCCCTTTCACTTGATGAGGCAATGAGCGTTCTGTCCGATGTCCTGATGAGCGAGATCGGCGGATCCATGGGGCCATTGTACGGCTTCATGTTCCAGGAAATGGCAACGACCGTTCAGGGGCGCCCCGCCATCGATGCCGTCGGGTTCTCGGCCGTTCTCAATGCCGCGCTTGTAGGCGTCCGCCGGACCGGTTCGGCAAAGGTCGGCGACAAGACACTGATCGACACGCTTGTTCCGGCGGTCGAAGCCTTTGACGGTGCGAAATCGCAAGGGTTCGTTGCTGCCCTTGCCGCCATGCGCAAGGCCGCAGAACAGGGACGTGACAGCACGATCGATCTGGTCGCGAAGATCGGACGTGCCAGCCGTCTGGGCGAACGATCGCGCGGTGTGCTGGACGCAGGCGCGACATCCTGCTGCCTTATCCTGGTGGCACTGGCCGACTCACTTGAAAAGAGGCTGGGCTAA
- the dhaL gene encoding dihydroxyacetone kinase subunit DhaL codes for MTNLNATQMTELLRIVSMRIDEASAELGALDGAIGDADHGNTMARGFAAVVTACVEAANQDVKAGALLPIAGRSFLNAVGATTGPLYASAFLRAGQAFDAQQDIPVDRLPEMVVCFCDGIAQRGKATPGDKTMLDAWGPAARAVTEAQQNGAGPVACLDAALEAASEGREATRAMVASVGRAARLGERSLGHVDPGAASAVIIIAALREGLANLLQGEAS; via the coding sequence ATGACAAACCTCAACGCAACGCAAATGACCGAATTGCTCCGCATCGTCTCGATGCGGATCGACGAAGCAAGTGCCGAACTTGGCGCCCTGGATGGCGCCATCGGTGATGCCGACCATGGGAACACCATGGCACGCGGATTTGCCGCGGTCGTTACCGCATGCGTTGAGGCTGCAAACCAGGACGTGAAGGCCGGTGCCCTGTTGCCGATTGCAGGACGCTCGTTCCTGAATGCCGTCGGTGCAACGACCGGCCCGCTCTATGCCAGCGCCTTCCTTCGGGCTGGTCAGGCCTTTGATGCGCAGCAGGATATTCCGGTCGATCGTCTCCCGGAGATGGTTGTCTGCTTCTGCGACGGGATTGCACAACGGGGCAAGGCGACCCCTGGCGACAAGACCATGCTGGACGCCTGGGGGCCGGCTGCGCGTGCCGTAACAGAAGCACAACAGAACGGGGCAGGCCCGGTTGCTTGCCTCGATGCCGCGCTGGAGGCGGCGAGCGAAGGGCGAGAAGCCACGCGCGCCATGGTCGCCTCCGTCGGCCGGGCCGCAAGACTGGGTGAAAGATCCCTCGGGCATGTCGACCCGGGAGCCGCCTCCGCAGTCATCATCATTGCCGCATTGCGCGAGGGTCTCGCGAACCTCCTGCAAGGGGAGGCAAGCTGA
- a CDS encoding ABC transporter permease: MPRADRQTVFLALINVIVLVTGALLAGANFIDSYNLQIMAAQVPELGLLALGVTLAMISGNGGIDLSGIALANLSGIVSFLVVRALVVPGDDPLLFSWTFAGVAIAVGLVGGLLNGIVIAFAGLTPLIATLGTQLLFTGVAVWLTNGSALSLGYIPPLDSFGNLPVLGVPLCFTLFVVVAALIAYVLRYTPFGVKLMLLGSNAKAAHYGGIPARRMIVITYTICGILASIAGVVIASRNLSVKWDYGSSYVLIAILIAVLGGVKPEGGYGKVLCVLLAATALQILSSLFNFLGISNFFRDLAWGVLLLALLASARVNFSIWLPSRQ; this comes from the coding sequence TTGCCTAGAGCTGACCGACAGACGGTGTTTTTGGCGCTGATCAATGTGATCGTGCTGGTCACCGGTGCCCTGCTTGCAGGTGCCAATTTTATCGACAGCTATAACCTGCAGATCATGGCTGCCCAGGTACCGGAGCTCGGCCTGCTGGCGCTTGGCGTGACCCTGGCCATGATCTCCGGGAACGGCGGTATCGATCTTTCCGGTATCGCCCTGGCCAATCTTTCCGGCATCGTTTCGTTTCTGGTCGTTCGTGCACTTGTCGTGCCGGGTGACGATCCGCTGCTGTTCTCCTGGACGTTCGCCGGCGTTGCAATTGCGGTCGGTCTCGTCGGTGGTCTTCTGAATGGAATAGTCATCGCCTTTGCCGGTCTGACGCCGCTGATCGCGACACTCGGCACCCAGCTGCTGTTCACCGGTGTCGCCGTCTGGCTGACCAACGGATCGGCACTCAGCCTCGGATATATTCCGCCGCTCGACAGCTTTGGAAACCTGCCCGTTCTCGGCGTTCCCCTGTGCTTCACGCTGTTTGTCGTGGTGGCCGCGCTGATTGCCTATGTCCTGCGCTATACGCCCTTCGGTGTGAAGCTGATGCTGCTCGGGTCGAATGCGAAGGCCGCTCACTATGGCGGTATTCCGGCCCGCCGCATGATCGTGATCACCTATACGATCTGCGGAATTCTGGCCTCTATCGCGGGTGTCGTCATCGCTTCACGCAATCTGTCCGTCAAATGGGATTACGGCAGCTCCTATGTCCTCATCGCGATCCTGATTGCGGTTTTGGGTGGCGTGAAGCCGGAAGGCGGATACGGCAAGGTGCTGTGCGTTCTTCTTGCGGCAACGGCGCTGCAGATCCTGTCGAGCCTGTTCAACTTTCTCGGAATCTCGAACTTCTTCCGCGACCTTGCCTGGGGTGTCCTTCTGCTCGCCCTGCTGGCCTCGGCTCGCGTGAACTTCAGCATCTGGTTGCCATCAAGGCAATGA
- a CDS encoding substrate-binding domain-containing protein: protein MKSVKKLAGSALVLSTILAGPALAADEQTITTVVKVTGENWFIRMNEGVDAFNADKEAIDATQIGPAQADAAQQARIIEDLVAKGVSAIAVVPMDPSALEGVLRRAQGRGIKVIAHEGDSIVNADADIEAFDNAAFGTKINEGLAECMGGEGKWTTFVGSLGSLTHNQWVDAGAANAEAKYPGMELVAAKNESFNDANKAYEKAKEILRAYPDIKGFQGSSAIDVIGIGRAIEEAGRSDQTCVFGLGLPKDTGPYLETGAVDRIYFWDPKDAGYVMNVVSEKILNGEEITDGADLGVQGYNSVKVSQGPGKGIIIQGQAWVDVGKENYGEYPF, encoded by the coding sequence ATGAAATCAGTCAAGAAACTGGCTGGAAGCGCGCTCGTCCTGAGCACTATACTTGCCGGCCCGGCTTTGGCTGCAGACGAGCAGACCATCACGACGGTCGTGAAGGTTACCGGCGAAAACTGGTTCATCCGCATGAACGAAGGCGTCGATGCCTTCAATGCGGACAAGGAGGCTATCGACGCCACCCAGATCGGCCCGGCACAGGCCGATGCCGCTCAGCAGGCGCGCATCATCGAGGATCTGGTTGCCAAGGGCGTATCCGCGATCGCGGTAGTGCCGATGGATCCGTCCGCACTGGAAGGCGTGCTGCGCCGTGCACAAGGCCGTGGCATCAAGGTCATCGCCCATGAAGGTGACAGCATCGTCAACGCGGATGCCGACATCGAAGCTTTCGACAACGCGGCGTTCGGCACCAAGATCAACGAAGGTCTGGCTGAATGCATGGGCGGTGAAGGCAAGTGGACGACCTTCGTCGGCTCGCTCGGCAGCCTGACGCACAACCAGTGGGTTGATGCCGGTGCGGCCAACGCGGAAGCAAAGTATCCGGGCATGGAACTGGTTGCTGCGAAAAACGAATCCTTCAACGACGCCAACAAGGCGTATGAGAAGGCCAAGGAAATCCTGCGCGCCTATCCGGACATCAAGGGTTTCCAGGGTTCCTCCGCAATCGACGTCATCGGCATCGGCCGTGCGATCGAGGAAGCTGGCCGGTCTGATCAGACCTGCGTCTTCGGCCTGGGTCTGCCCAAGGACACCGGACCTTACCTGGAGACCGGCGCTGTCGACCGGATCTACTTCTGGGATCCGAAGGATGCCGGCTACGTGATGAACGTCGTTTCGGAAAAGATCCTCAACGGCGAAGAAATCACCGATGGCGCCGACCTCGGCGTGCAGGGCTACAACTCGGTCAAGGTGAGCCAGGGTCCGGGCAAGGGCATCATCATTCAGGGTCAGGCCTGGGTTGATGTCGGCAAGGAAAACTACGGCGAATACCCGTTCTGA
- a CDS encoding sugar ABC transporter ATP-binding protein — MQPQPAQSQKTGTAPFLEIRNVRKSFGGVQALKDVSVTLHAGQIYHLMGENGCGKSTLIKIISGAQPATSGQIFIDGVQTEGEVAGDLGAIGALRAGIETVYQDLSLLPNLSVAENVALTGQLVEADGSLARRLKLGALYETAAKALEQVHLPTDRAFLTRRIDTLPLATRQLVAIARAIAAEARLVIMDEPTTSLTRQEVNYLLSVVRKLLDKGVTVLFVTHKLDEVKSLGGHAIIMRDGQKVAERDVTTTNKAEIGHLMTGREISEARYRTEPKIGDTLLQVEGLSQGRAFKNLSFTVRKGEILGVTGLLDSGRNELALALSGVVPAERGTIRLDGRSVALRSPAEAIREGVGYVPEDRLTEGLFLEKSIQDNVTLPVLNRLRNFFGMISQRKARKLSEDQITDLQVVAPDVTVPVQSLSGGNQQRVLIGRWLTIEPRLLVLHGPTVGVDVGSKDTIFRIIQRLADDGMAVVIISDDLPELLQNCDRILVMRQGGIVADYAAEEVDEDGIYQTMAAGPATEASANMDEEAAQ; from the coding sequence ATGCAGCCCCAGCCCGCTCAGTCTCAAAAGACAGGCACGGCGCCTTTTCTAGAGATCCGCAATGTGCGCAAGTCGTTCGGCGGCGTGCAGGCGCTGAAGGATGTCAGCGTCACGCTTCATGCCGGACAGATCTACCATCTCATGGGTGAAAACGGCTGCGGCAAGTCCACGTTGATCAAGATCATCTCTGGCGCCCAACCGGCGACATCGGGACAGATCTTCATCGATGGCGTGCAGACCGAAGGCGAGGTCGCAGGCGATCTCGGTGCCATCGGTGCCCTGCGTGCGGGCATCGAGACCGTCTATCAGGACCTTTCCCTACTCCCCAATCTGTCGGTTGCCGAAAATGTCGCCCTCACAGGTCAGCTCGTGGAGGCAGACGGCAGTCTCGCCCGGAGGCTGAAGTTGGGCGCGCTTTACGAAACTGCGGCCAAGGCTCTTGAGCAGGTTCATCTGCCGACGGACCGTGCCTTCCTGACGCGCAGAATTGACACGCTTCCTCTTGCAACCCGGCAGCTGGTCGCGATTGCTCGCGCCATTGCCGCAGAGGCACGGCTCGTCATCATGGATGAGCCGACCACTTCGCTCACTCGGCAGGAGGTGAACTACCTGCTTTCCGTCGTCCGGAAGCTTTTGGACAAGGGCGTGACGGTCCTGTTTGTGACGCACAAGCTCGACGAGGTGAAGTCGCTTGGTGGACACGCCATCATCATGCGTGACGGTCAGAAGGTTGCCGAGCGCGACGTGACCACCACCAACAAGGCCGAAATCGGTCATCTGATGACCGGTCGCGAGATTTCCGAGGCCCGGTATCGGACCGAACCGAAAATCGGCGATACACTGCTTCAGGTCGAAGGACTGAGCCAGGGACGTGCCTTCAAGAACCTCTCGTTCACGGTGCGCAAGGGGGAAATTCTGGGTGTGACCGGCCTTCTGGATTCCGGCCGCAACGAGCTGGCCCTTGCGCTGTCCGGTGTCGTCCCGGCAGAGCGCGGCACGATCCGTCTGGACGGCCGGTCGGTTGCCCTGCGCTCACCGGCCGAAGCCATCAGGGAAGGCGTCGGCTATGTTCCCGAAGACCGCCTGACTGAAGGCCTGTTCCTGGAGAAATCCATTCAGGACAACGTCACGTTGCCCGTGCTGAACAGGCTTCGCAATTTCTTCGGAATGATCAGCCAGCGCAAGGCGCGCAAGCTCTCCGAAGACCAGATCACTGATCTTCAGGTGGTCGCGCCCGATGTCACGGTGCCGGTGCAGTCGCTTTCGGGCGGTAACCAGCAACGGGTTCTGATCGGACGCTGGCTCACCATCGAACCACGCCTTCTGGTACTGCACGGCCCGACTGTCGGCGTCGATGTCGGCTCGAAGGACACGATCTTCCGCATCATTCAGCGTCTGGCGGACGACGGCATGGCTGTCGTGATCATTTCCGATGACCTTCCCGAGCTGCTGCAGAACTGCGACCGCATTCTCGTCATGCGACAGGGTGGGATCGTCGCAGATTATGCGGCCGAAGAGGTCGATGAAGACGGGATCTACCAGACAATGGCTGCAGGCCCGGCGACGGAAGCGTCGGCGAACATGGACGAGGAAGCCGCACAGTGA
- a CDS encoding ABC transporter permease gives MTLTNSGPGVFKRIWDLMGRRPELFTLALVILTVIGVAIANPDFLAVNNLFDILRASVVRGIFAMGVLAVLAAGGIDVSFTAIAAFVMYALTMLVTNVFPGMPIWVILPLAAAGGAAFGVVNGLLVHALRTPSLIVTIGTQYFIRSFLLTFIGTALFMNIPAAMDGFGKASLITWHGTNGVISTLPATVLVLVAAAFATWFILERTLMGRAIFAAGGNPGIAERLGFNLFYVRLFVFGWAGLLAGVAGIVHVASNRLANPFDLAGMELEIIAAVVLGGAKITGGSGTVVGTLLGVVLITLVSNVLVFIGIPSTLQLAIIGAFILLAGTIFALRNRA, from the coding sequence ATGACCCTTACCAACAGCGGACCCGGCGTGTTCAAGCGCATCTGGGATCTGATGGGCCGCAGACCGGAGCTGTTCACGCTTGCACTCGTCATCCTGACGGTGATCGGCGTTGCGATTGCCAATCCGGACTTTCTGGCGGTCAACAATCTCTTCGACATTCTGCGGGCCTCGGTGGTCCGCGGCATCTTTGCGATGGGCGTGCTTGCCGTTCTTGCCGCCGGCGGGATCGATGTATCGTTTACCGCGATTGCAGCCTTCGTCATGTACGCGCTGACCATGCTGGTCACGAATGTGTTTCCGGGCATGCCGATCTGGGTCATCCTGCCGCTGGCCGCCGCCGGAGGAGCTGCTTTCGGCGTGGTCAACGGGCTTCTGGTCCATGCGCTGCGCACGCCTTCGCTGATTGTCACCATCGGCACCCAGTACTTCATTCGCAGTTTCCTGCTGACGTTCATCGGAACGGCCCTGTTCATGAATATTCCGGCCGCAATGGATGGCTTCGGGAAAGCCTCGTTGATCACGTGGCATGGCACCAATGGTGTGATCTCGACCTTGCCGGCAACAGTGCTGGTGCTTGTCGCGGCGGCTTTTGCGACCTGGTTCATCCTGGAAAGAACGCTCATGGGACGGGCGATCTTCGCGGCTGGCGGCAATCCGGGCATTGCCGAGCGCCTCGGTTTCAATCTGTTCTATGTCCGGTTGTTCGTCTTCGGCTGGGCCGGCCTTCTGGCTGGTGTCGCTGGTATCGTGCATGTCGCTTCGAACCGGCTCGCTAACCCGTTCGACCTTGCAGGCATGGAACTGGAAATCATCGCGGCAGTGGTGCTCGGCGGCGCCAAGATCACCGGCGGTTCGGGAACCGTGGTCGGCACACTGCTCGGCGTTGTCCTGATCACGCTGGTCAGCAACGTTCTTGTCTTCATCGGTATCCCCAGCACGCTTCAGCTCGCCATCATCGGCGCCTTCATCCTGCTGGCGGGCACGATCTTCGCATTGCGCAACCGCGCCTGA